One Drechmeria coniospora strain ARSEF 6962 chromosome 01, whole genome shotgun sequence genomic region harbors:
- a CDS encoding extracelular serine carboxypeptidase — protein sequence MHMRGLATLVAALVVTVAGGDVFAIRRRATSASAAAEALKVEPHDASFAPKVDRYPTIKAYNLSVPIDHFQHDSRYEPHADGYFDLRYWLDTSNYKEGGPIIVLHGGEITGQRSLSVLDHGIVSMLTKATDSVGLVLEHRYYGTSFPTPNVTVENLRFLSTEQGLADIAYFATHVDLPGLENYNLTAPDTPWIIYGGSYGGALAAFARKVYPDVIWGAISSSGVLAAVDDFWQFYEAARHFAPGDCSPTQQKLVQVIDAMLFSKDGRDSDAIKQLFGLDELLDDEFAQFLSYEIGQLARVNWDPDRSSTTFADYCTTITSDTLLFQNTTYLLPEVERAITLAGYHREVEVLSTRMLNWIGHVREEVSKAHGNTSLREAASARFYEGRTDLSADWYQIWTYQTCTEWGFFMTGEGTPEDQLPMVSRAYTYDYSSILCRKLFNITSPPNVQAINKFGGFNFSFPRVALIDGAQDPWRAASPHALGLPGRVSNSSEPFILIDPAVHHWDKNGLKADKAKLGLPPNHVVEVQAMEVDILKAWLEEFDTTRRKKHKDRNLHLTWS from the exons ATGCACATGAGGGGTCTCGCGACCCTTGTGGCAGCTTTGGTAGTCACAGTCGCAGGCGGAGATGTTTTCGCGATTCGGCGTCGTGCTACCTCTGCttccgctgccgccgaggcgtTGAAAGTCGAGCCACACGATGCGTCGTTTGCACCCAAAGTCGACCGATATCCAACTATCAAGGCCTATAATCTCTCGGTTCCCATCGATCACTTCCAACACGACTCCCGCTACGAGCCACATGCGGATGGCTACTTCGACCTGCGGTACTGGCTCGACACATCCAACTACAAGGAGGGTGGTCCCATAATCGTCCTCCATGGTGGCGAGATAACCGGTCAGAGAAGTCTGTCGGTCCTCGATCATGGCATCGTCTCCATGCTGACCAAAGCCACCGACAGTGTTGGTCTCGTCTTGGAGCATCGCTACTATGGCACCAGCTTTCCGACTCCAAACGTCACGGTCGAGAATCTCCGGTTCCTATCAACCGAGCAGGGCCTTGCCGACATAGCCTACTTTGCCACGCACGTGGACCTCCCCGGACTTGAGAACTACAACCTCACGGCACCTGACACGCCTTGGATCATCTACGGGGGATCCTACGGCGGAGCCCTGGCGGCATTTGCTCGGAAGGTGTATCCAGATGTGATCTGGGGTGCCATCTCGTCTTCGGGCGTATTGGCTGCCGTTGATGACTTCTGGCAGTTTTACGAGGCCGCGCGCCACTTTGCACCGGGGGATTGCTCTCCCACTCAGCAGAAGCTAGTCCAGGTCATCGACGCCATGCTATTCAGCAAAGACGGTCGTGATTCCGATGCAATTAAGCAACTGTTTGGCCTTGACGAGCTATTGGACGACGAGTTTGCCCAATTTTTGAGCTACGAGATTGGACAGCTCGCTCGTGTCAACTGGGATCCCGACCGGAGCAGTACCACGTTCGCCGACTACTGCACAACCATCACGTCGGATACCCTTCTGTTTCAAAACACGACCTACCTTCTCCCCGAGGTGGAGCGCGCCATTACCCTGGCAGGCTATCATAGGGAGGTAGAGGTGCTGTCGACGCGAATGCTCAACTGGATCGGCCATGTTAGAGAGGAGGTCTCGAAGGCCCATGGGAATACTTCGCTGCGAGAAGCCGCGTCTGCTCGCTTTTACGAGGGCCGTACGGACTTGAGCGCTGATTGGTATCAAATCTGGACTTATCAGACATGCACCGA ATGGGGATTCTTCATGACTGGAGAGGGCACCCCTGAAGACCAACTTCCCATGGTCTCTCGCGCATATACGTACGATTACTCAAGCATATTATGCCGCAAACTTTTCAACATTACAAGCCCGCCTAATGTTCAAGCGATTAACAAGTTTGGTGGCTTCAACTTCAGCTTTCCACGCGTCGCCCTTATTGACGGCGCTCAAGATCCCTGGCGCGCTGCCAGCCCACACGCTCTGGGTCTGCCCGGTCGCGTTTCCAACTCGTCAGAGCCGTTCATTCTCATCGACCCGGCCGTACACCACTGGGATAAGAACGGCCTCAAGGCCGACAAGGCGAAGCTCGGGCTACCGCCCAATCACGTGGTAGAGGTACAGGCGATGGAGGTTGATATTTTGAAAGCGTGGCTGGAGGAGTTTGACACGACGAGACGCAAGAAGCACAAAGATCGAAACCTGCATTTGACGTGGAGCTGA
- a CDS encoding subtilisin-like protease: MHASTFLALFPLSLALAAPQRRWVPAPLIVPRSAELVESKYIVKMYSDAKRSAVASAVSKIQADADFTYSRGFKGFAATLQPEELRKLRLNPSASHLSSPRLCSTTINSNTQQEDATWGLSRISSQQPGGTTYSYDESAGEGTCAYIIDTGVNAKDPDFEGRATFLKNFVEDDDDTDGNGHGTHVAGTIGSKTWGVAKKTKIFGVKVLDAYGSGRTSGVLAGMDFVTKDAVNQTCPKGAVVNMSLGGYKSKLVNDAAAAITNAGLFLAVAAGNDGADAANYSPASEPSACTVGATSKDDKLAKYSNWGKVVDVLAPGSNITSLWINGRSNRTISGTSMASPHVAGIAAYFMGMGQPIAGLCDYIAKNALSGAISNVPNGTVNALINNGFKLE; this comes from the exons ATGCACGCCTCCACGTTTCTCGCCCTCTTCCCCCTCTCCCTGGCCCTGGCGGCTCCTCAGAGGCGTTgggtgccggcgccgttgaTCGTGCCTCGCAGCGCCGAGCTTGTCGAGAGCAAGTACATCGTCAAGATGTACAGCGACGCCAAGCGAAGCGCCGTCGCCAGTGCCGTCTCGAAAAtccaggccgacgccgacttcACGTACAGCCGCGGCTTCAAGGGCTTCGCCGCCACTCTGCAGCCCGAGGAGCTCCGCAAGCTCCGGCTCAACCCCAGTGCAAGTCACCTCTCGAGCCCGCGTCTCTGCTCGACCAC CATCAACTCCAACACCCAGCAGGAGGACGCGACGTGGGGACTCTCGCGCATCTCGAGCCAGCAGCCCGGTGGTACGACCTACAGCTACGACGAGAGCGCCGGTGAGGGCACCTGCGCCTACATCATCGACACCGGAGTCAACGCCAAGGACCCC GACTTTGAGGGCCGCGCCACGTTCCTGAAGAACTTtgtcgaagacgacgacgacaccgacggcaacggccacGGCACCCACGTCGCCGGCACGATTGGCTCCAAGACTTGGGGCGTCGCCAAGAAGACCAAGATCTTTGGTGTCAAGGTTCTCGACGCCTACGGCTCCGGCAGGACATCCGGtgtcctcgccggcatggACTTTGTCACCAAGGATGCCGTCAACCAGACCTGCCCCAAGGGTGCCGTCGTCAACATGTCCCTCGGCGGCTACAAGTCGAAGCTCGtcaacgacgccgccgccgccatcaccaACGCCGggctcttcctcgccgtcgcggccggaAACGACGGAGCGGATGCCGCCAACTACTCTCCCGCGTCGGAGCCCAGCGCCTGCACGGTCGGAGCGACGTCCAAGGATGACAAGCTCGCCAAGTACTCCAACTGgggcaaggtcgtcgacgttcTCGCCCCGGGCTCCAACATTACCTCCCTCTGGATCAACGGCAGGAGCAACAGGACCATCTCGGGCACCTCGATGGCTTCTCCTCACGTCGCCGGAATCGCCGCCTACTTCATGGGCATGGGCCAGCCGATCGCCGGCCTCTGCGACTACATTGCCAAGAACGCGCTGTCGGGTGCCATCTCCAACGTGCCCAACGGCACCGTCAACGCTCTCATCAACAACGGCTTCAAATTGGAGTAG